Within Mucilaginibacter inviolabilis, the genomic segment TTGTTAATGTTCCGGCTACCTATCGGGTGAGCCGTTTTAAGATCGATTCACTAACCAGCAAAGGGACGTTACGAAAAGAAAACAATGGTGATGACACTTATGCAGCCTACATCTCCGACGTATTTAACATTACCGACAGGTTATTGGTTATGGGCAGTATACGGGTTGATCGTTATCAATATCATGGTGTTTATAATATAACTACGGGTATTACAGCCGGAGGTTTAGGCGCCGGGGGTATACAGGCTGGCCCATATGGACAAACCGCTATATCGCACAAATCGGGCCTGGTATACGAGCTATTTAAAGATCAGCTTTCTGTATTTGGTAACTACATGAACGGCTTTTTCAACAAAAGCGGTGTTGCTGCCGATGGCGGTCATTTTAAACCAGAACACGCTAATCAACTGGAATTTGGTGTAAAAGGCGATGTGCTGGATCACCGCCTGGTAGGTACCGTGAGCTATTATGATATCAGGGTGGCTAACGTATTGCGTCCGGACCCTAACGATCCTAACAATTACTCGGTACAGGATGGAACCCAGTTAAGCAGGGGCGTTGAAGTTGATTTGACTGCCAATCCTTTCCCTGGATTGAACATCGTTGCCGGTTATGCTTATAACAATAGTAAATTTACTAAAGCGGATCCAACGGTGAATGGCCTGCGCCCGGCATTATCTGGCCCGGCCAATACTTATAATTTATGGATCAGCTACCGCTTACCCGCCGGTGATCTGAAGGGCTTAGGTGCAGGTTTTGGCGCCAATGCGGGCAGTTCATCGTACCAAACCAATACCGTAACAACTAAAATTGTTATACCATCCTATACTTTATTAGATGCCAGCATTTTTTATGATCAACCTAAATATCGTATCGGGTTTAAAGTAGATAACCTCACCAGCGAAAAGGCCTGGTCTGTACGGTTAACACCGCAGGCGCCCGCCCGGTTTATCGGCAGCATGAGCCTTAAATTTTAATCAACATACGATATAATTAAATAGCGTTATGAAATATTTAACATTAATTACCCTGTTCATTTTAATGATAGCAGGTAAAGCCAAGGCCGATTCCTTATGGATTGAAGCTGATGCCAAAGGCCAGATTGGCCAGGCGCAAACCATTAAGGTGATATTTGGCTCTTACAATCAATACCGCCTGCAAAAAGTAACAGGCGAATTCCAGGAAGTAAAGGATTTTACCTGCTGGGCTATTAGTCCGTCGGGCAAACACATTAGTTTACAATTTACGCCAAAAGAAACCGCCTACGAAGCCAGTTTCATACCAGCAGAAAAAGGGACCTATGTGGTACTGCTTGAAAATAAACAGCGTAAGGTTGAGGATTGGAGTAACTCGGCCACCAAAATAGGGGTTGCCAAACAGCATTATTACGCGCGGACGATCATACAGGTTGGCCAGGAGCAAATGATTGCAAAAGAAACGCTAACAGATCTTACTATTATGGAAGATGGTAAAAGCACAGCAGATTCTGTAGTGAATTTATTGGTTTTGCTACATGGTAAGCCGGTACCTAATGCTACTTTATTTATGCGTCACCCGGAAATGCAGGAACAAAAACTAACTACCGATCAAAGCGGCAAAGTAAGCTTCCATGCACCCAAACCAGGCCGGTATTTTGCTTTGGTTACTTTAAAATTTGAAACACCCGGAACTTACAGAGGAGTACATTATGATGTATTCCGGGAAAAAGCCACATTAACTAAAGTGTTATAATCAGGCTTAATTTATTGCTTGCTGATCAAGGGATCAGCAGGCAATAATTACAACGATACCGGATACTGGTATAGTCCACTCCTTTATAATTACCGGGCGCAGGATTGTCCCAATCTTGTCTGATAATGTACAAACCGGGCATGGTAGTTTTAAAAAAAGCCTCTCCATGTTCATTGATGACCAACTCCTTCTCCCAGTTTTCGGGGTTAAAAACCCTTAGTTTGGTTTGATTTTCGGCAAAGTGTCCATTGTTAAAAGCC encodes:
- a CDS encoding DUF4198 domain-containing protein, coding for MKYLTLITLFILMIAGKAKADSLWIEADAKGQIGQAQTIKVIFGSYNQYRLQKVTGEFQEVKDFTCWAISPSGKHISLQFTPKETAYEASFIPAEKGTYVVLLENKQRKVEDWSNSATKIGVAKQHYYARTIIQVGQEQMIAKETLTDLTIMEDGKSTADSVVNLLVLLHGKPVPNATLFMRHPEMQEQKLTTDQSGKVSFHAPKPGRYFALVTLKFETPGTYRGVHYDVFREKATLTKVL